The sequence CTCCTTCCGCGCCAGCGACGACCTGCCGATCGGCCACTACGAATACGCCAATGCACTGGGCTACGTGTATGGCGACGACCAGCACGAAAAGGCGCTGGAGCAACTTAGGAAAGCCGTGGCGATCAAGCCGATCAATGCCATGGAAGCGCTGGAAGTCGCGCGCGCCAAGCAGCTGTTGAAGACGGCCGAGGAACAGACCGCGCAGCGCTGAGTCCGCGGCAGGATGCACGAGCGGATCTCGTCCGCGAATCCACCCAGCAAGAACGAAAAAGGGCTGCCATTGGGCAGCCCTTTTTACTTGCAGCACTGCTGCCGTCAGGGACGGTGCGGGCGGCTGAGGAACTCGTGGGACTGCATTTCCAGCAGGCGGCTGAGGGTGCGCTGGAACTCGAACTCCAGGCGGCCGCCAACGTACAGGTCTTTCAGCTCGACCTCGGCGGAGATGATCAGCTTGACGTTGCGATCGTAGAACTCGTCCACCAGGTTGATGAAACGGCGCGCCAGGTCATCCCTGGCCGGGTTCATCTGCTCGACGTTGGAGATCAGCACCGCGTGATAGATCTTCGCCAGCTCGATGTAATCGTTCTGACTGCGCGGACCGTCGCACAGCTCACGGAACTCGAACCAGGCCACGTCGTCGCAGGTCAGGCGTGCGCGGATCGGACGGTTCTCGATGATCAGCACGTCGTCGCGGATCGCCGCGGCGCAGTCCGGGGTGAGCTTGTTGAAGTCACGGGACATGGCCTGCTCGGCCTGCTCGGTCAGCGGCCAGTGGTACAGCTCGGCCTGCTCGAGGGCACGCAGTCGGTAATCCACGCCGCTGTCGACGTTGACCACTTCGGTGTACTGCTTGACCAGTGCGATGGCCGGCAGGAAGCGGGCGCGCTGCAGGCCGTCCTTGTACAGACCGTCCGGCACGATGTTGGAGGTCGCCACCAGGCTGACGCCGTTCTTGAACAGCTCCTCGAGCAGGGTCGCGAGGATCATGGCGTCGGTGATGTCGGAGACGAAGAATTCGTCGAAGCAGATCACCCGGGCCTCTTCGGCGAAGCGCTTGCCGATGATGGTCAGCGGGTTCTTCTCGCCCTTGAGGGTCTTCATTTCCTCGTGGACGCGCTTCATGAAGCGGTGGAAGTGCGTACGCATCTTCTGCTTGAACGGCAGTGCGTCGAAGAAGGTGTCCACCAGATAGGTCTTGCCGCGACCGACGCCACCCCAGAAATACAGGCCCTTGACTGGACCACTGGGCTTCTTGCCGAGCAGCTTGCCGAACAGCCCTGGCTTGGCCTGGTCGGCTGCCAGCAGCTCGTCGTACAGGCGTTGCAGATGCCTTACGGCATTGGCCTGTGCAGCATCGTGGAAGAAATCGGGACGTTTGAGGTCTTCCTGGTAGCGCTGAAGGGGCGTCATGATCGGTAGCAAGGCAACGAAAACGGGGCCGACACTTTAGCGACGGCCCCGCTTCTTGGCAATCAGCCATCCGTCGAGGATGGCCGCCTGCGGTTTACTCCTGCGGCGCCAGCGCCTCGCGTACGCGTTCGATCGCGGCATCGCGCGCCGCGGCATCGGCGAACTCGGGGCTCTGCGCCACGGCCGCGCCGTCCAGCCAGAGCGCGAAAGCGTTGCCTTCAGCGCGCAGGTCCAGGGCTTCGCCACTTTGCAGGCGCTTGCTCACCGCGCCAGCGGACTTGCCGTCAGCGAAGGAGGACGACAACAACAGCTGCTCACCGGCGGCATCCAGCAAGCGGAAACGGAAGCTGCCGTCGTCGTCGCGGAAGCTGACGATGCGTGCGCTCTTGGCCGCTTTCTTCTTGCCTTCGCCGGCCACTTGCGCCTGCTCGCGGAACGAGCGCAGGCCCACCGACTCGCGCAGCTCGCCGAGGAACGGCGTGGCAATGCGACGTGCCTTGGCGGCGCCGGCCAGGAGGATGTCCTCCAGGTCGCCCGGGCGGGCAATCAGCGTGTGGTAGCGCTCGCGGGCTTCGCCCAGCTCGCTTTCCAACAGCTCGTACAGGCGCTGCTTGGCTTCGCCCCAGGCCAGGCCGTCGAGCAGCGCGGCGCGGAAATCCGCGAGCTGAGCGGCAGTGGCGAAGGCCTGATAGAGGGTGAACAGGTGGGCGTTGTCCGGGTCCTTCGGCTCGCCCGGCGCGCGCGAGTCGGTGACGATGCGGGCGATGGCGTCCTTGAGCTGCTTGCTGCTGCCGAACAGCGGGATGGTGTTGTCGTAGCTCTTGGACATCTTGCGACCGTCCAGGCCCGGCAGGGTCGCCACGTCTTCCTCGATCACCGCTTCGGGCAGGGTGAAGAGTTCCTTGCCGTTGCCGAACAGGTGGTTGAAGCGCTGGCCGATGTCGCGGGCCATTTCCACGTGCTGGATCTGGTCGCGGCCGACCGGCACCTTGTGCGCGTTGAACATCAGGATGTCCGCGGCCATCAGCACCGGGTAGCTGTACAGGCCCATGGTGACGCCGGCGTCCGGGTCTTCGCCGGCCTCGACGTTCTTGTCCACCGAGGCCTTGTACGCGTGGGCGCGGTTGAGCAGGCCCTTGGCCGAGACGCAGGTCAGCAGCCAGGTGAGCTCGGGGATTTCGGGAATGTCGGACTGGCGATAGAAAGTCGCCTTATCGGCATCCAGGCCGCAGGCCAGCCAGGTGGCGGCGATCTCCAGGCGCGAACGCTGGATGCGCTGCGGGTCGTCGCACTTGATCAGCGCGTGGTAGTCGGCCAGGAAGTAGAAGGAATCTGCCTGCAGGTCGCGGCTGGCGACGATTGCCGGGCGGATGGCGCCGGCGTAGTTGCCCAGGTGCGGGGTGCCGGTGGTGGTAATGCCGGTGAGGATGCGGGTCGTCATGGGATACCAGAAATCAACGCGGAAAAATGAGCGGTCCGGATGTTAACCCGCGACGCCGGCCGGCGCGAGCCGGGGCTGCAGCAGGTCCTTGAGCTCGATCAGCTTGCCGTGGAAGAAGTGGCTGCATTCGGGCACGCGCAGCAGCTCGTGGGGCAGCGTCAGCGAATCGCTCCAAGCGTAGACGCGCGCCGGCGTCACCACCTCGTCATCTTCGGGCTGTACCACGGTGATCGGGCACTGACGCGGCAGATCGACCTCGAAACGCTCCACAGGCGGCGCCAGCATGAACAGATGGCGCAGGGCGATGCCCTGCCCTTCCAGTCGCGCGGCGGCGTTGCCGGCGACGCAGGAGCCGAAGGAGAAGCCCATCAGGGTCAGTGGCAGGCCGGGATGCTTGTCGCCCAGCCAGCGTGCGATAGCCAGGGCATCGTCGATCTCGCCACGGCCATCGGCGTAGGTCCCCGAGCTCTGGCCCACGCCACGGAAGTTGAAACGCAGGGTCGCGTAGCCGCTGTCACGGGCGATGCGCTGCAGGGTGGCGACCACCTTGTTCTGCATGGTGCCGGCGAAGAGCGGGTGCGGATGGCAGATCAGCGCCACCCCGACAGCATCCGGCGTATCCAGGTGCAAGGCTTCCAGCGGACCGTCGGGCCCATCGATGAACAGGGGAATTTCGCGGGTGGACAAACAACAACTCCGTGACCCCGAAGCGGGTCGTCTCGTCTAGCTCGATACCGCGCCGATGCGGAGGCCTCGCCTCGTGGTGTACAGCGCAGGTGCAAGCCGCTAACGTAAAGCAAAGCCGTCTATAGAGGAAGGATTCGCGTGGAACAGTCCCTCACCACCTGGTTGCTGCCGGTCATCGCCCTGTTCGTCGGAGCCGCCATCGGCTTCCTGATCGCTCGCGTGCTGCCCAATGCCGCCCCCAACAAGATGCAGCGCCAAGTGGACGATCTGCAGGACCGCTTCGACAGCTACCAGCGCGAAGTGGTGACCCATTTCAATACCACCGCCAGCCTGGTGAAGAAGCTCACCCAGAGCTATCAGGACGTACAGGAACACCTCTCCGAAAGCGCCGAGCGCCTGGCTCTCGACGAGCAGACCAAGCAGCGCCTGCTGGCTGCTCTGCACGCCGAAAACGCCTACCCCGAACGCCGCGAGCGCCTGACGCCGCCAGCCGCCGGCGAAGCGCCGAAGGACTACGCGCCGAAGTCCGGCGAAGGCCCGGGCACGCTGGACGAAACCTATGGCCTGAAGCGCAAGCTGTAAGCGCCGCAGTGACCAAAAGCCCCGCCTAGGCGGGGCTTTTTCATGCCTGGAGGAATGTAACCTGCAGGAGCGAGCTTGCCCGCGAACAGCATCGCGCAAGACGGTTCGCGAGCAAGCTCGCTGCTACGAAAAGCCTGTCTAGTCCTGAAATAGGTTTACACCTCTCAGGCCATGCTCCAGACCTCAGAACGCCCGATGCACCGCATCGGGCGTTTTGTATTTCAGGGCCAGGTGAGGGCGCTCGCGGTTATAGATGTCGACGGCTTCACGCACCATGCGGCGCGCCTGCGCGAGGTCGGCGGGAGGATGCTCCAGCAACTCGTTCTTCAGGATGCCGTTGACGCGCTCAGCCAGCGCATTCTGGTAACAGTCGTAGCCGTCGGTCATCGAGCAGATTGCTCCGTGCTGCGCGTGCAGGCGTTGGTAAAGCCCCGAGCAGTACTGAATTCCTCGGTCGGAGTGATGCACCAGGGGTTCCTGCGTCGTGCGGCGCCGCAGGGCCTGGCTGTAGGCATGGGCCACCGACTCGGCGTGCAGGCTGTCGTGGACGTGATGGCCGACGATCTTGCGCGAATAGGCGTCGGTGACCAGGCTCAGGTACAGCGGGCCGCTCTGGCTGGGCAGATAGGTGATGTCGGCAACCCAGACGCGCTCCGGCGCATCGGGCAAGACCTGTTGCGGCCCTGGCTTGAGCAGATTGGGATGGCGATGGAACCGGTGAAAACTGTGGGTGGTCTTGTGGTACGCCCGCTTGGGTCGAACCACCAGGCGGTGCTCGGCCAGCACCCGGAACAGGCGATCGCGCCCAACTCGCAACGCGGCTTCCGCTTGCTGCTGCAACAGATAATGCAGCTTGCGTGCTCCCAGGCGCGGCTGACGCATCCGTACCTGCCGCACGAACTGGGCGATCTGTCGATCCTGCTGGCTGCGCTGATCCGCCGCCCGGTTGCGCTGGTAGTACGCCTGGCGGCTGATGCCCATGAACTGGCAAGCCCTGCTAACACTCAGCGCTTGGACTTGCCTTTGCGTGAGGACTTGCCGGGACGCTTTTTTACGATCGAAACGCCGTAGTCATTCTTCAGCACATTCACCACGGCCTCGAAGAACTGCGCCTTCTGGCTCATCACCTCAAGCTGCTGCTCGAGTTCCTTGATGCGTTGTTCCGGGGTCAATGGCAATTTCGGGGTATTCATATCCGGGCTCCGAGCCTTTCGAAGGGAGGCGCCCTGGTTCCAGTCCTGCCGGCCATGCTTGCGTAACCACACCAGCACCGTCGAGCGGCCCTGGATGCCATAGCGGGCCTGAGCCTCCTTGTAGCTCATTTCCCCTTTTTCGACCTGGTCGACCACCGCCAGTTTAAAAGCCAGCGTGTAATCACGCTGGCTGCGACGAACACCTTCTGCCATCGGGGCTCTCCTGAAATAAGGGCGAAGGTGTAAACCTTATTCAGGACGGGACAGCCCCCAAGAAAAAGCCCCGCCGAAGCGGGGCTTTTTCACGTCAGGCGACGGCGATCAGATCGCACCGCGCTGACGCAGCAGGTCGAGGACCGCCTTGACGCCTTCTTCCACCGACTGGCTCTGGGTGTCGATCACCAGATCGGCGTCCAGCGGCACATCGTAGGGGAAGGACTCACCCGGGATGTTGTCCTGGCCGGCAGCGTACAAGCCCTGCGGATCACGCTCGCGGCAGGCCTGCGGAGAAGCCTGCACGTAGACGGTGACCAGGCGCTCGGCGCCGATCAGCGCCCTGGCTTGCTCGCGACCTTCTGCGCTCGGTGCAACGAAGGCGCACAGGCTGATCAGGCCGGCTTCGTTGAACTGGCGAGCAACGTGCGCTGTGCGCAGCCAATTCTCGTTGCGACCAGCGCGATCCTGCGGCAGGCCCTTGTTCAGGTCGTGACGCAGGTTCTGGCCGTCCAGCACATAGACCGCGCGGCCCATGTCGAACAGCTTGCGCTCCACGGCGTAGGCCAGGGTGCTCTTGCCGGCGCCGGAGAGGCCGCTGAACAGCACGGTGGCGGGCTGCTGGCCGAAGCGCGCGGAACGCTCGTCGCGGCTCACGTGGGCGCCCTGGCCGTGGTGGCTGCCATGGCTCTGCCCGGCCTGCGGCGAGGCGATGATCATGCCCGCGCCGACGGTGCCGTTGGTCAGGCGATCGATGACGATGAAGGCACCGGTGGTGCGGTTCTGCGCGTAGCCGTCGAGGGCGATGGGCGCATCCAGGCTGACCTTCACGCGGGCGATCTCGTTGAGCTTGAGTTCGCTGGCGGCGGTCTCTTCCAGGGTGTTCACGTCCACCTTGTGGGCGATGCTCGGGATCGAGCCCGGCACGTAGCTGGTGGCGCGCTTGATGTCGTATTTCTTGCCCGGGAGCATCGGCTCCTCGGCCATCCACACGAGCATGGCGTCGAAGCCGTCGGTGACCTGCGGACGGTTGTCGGCATGCACCAGCATGTCGCCGCGGGACACGTCGATCTCGTCTTCCAGGGTCAGGGTGACGGCCTGGCCGGGACCGGCCTGCTCCAGTTCGCCCTCGAAGGTGACGATGGACTTGATCTTGCTGCCCTTGCCCGACGGCAGGGCGATGACCTCGTCGCCCTTGCGTACGACGCCGCTGGCCAGGGTGCCGGCGAAGCCGCGGAAGTTCAGGTTCGGACGGTTGACGTACTGCACCGGGAAGCGCATGTCGTCGAGGTTGCGGTCGCCGGCGATCTCGACGGTCTCGAGGATCTCCATCAGCGACTGGCCGGTGTACCACGGCGAGCGCTCGGACTTGTTGACCACGTTGTCGCCCTTCAGCGCTGACATGGGCACGAAGTGCAGCGAGTTGGTCTTCAGGTTGATCTTCTCGGCGAACTGCAGGTAATCGGCCTTGATCTGCTCGAAGACGCCCTGGTCGAACCCCTTCAGGTCCATCTTGTTGATCGCGACGACGATGTGCTTGATGCCCAGCAGCGAGGCGATATAGCTGTGCCGGCGGGTCTGGGTCTGCACGCCGTAGCGGGCGTCGATCAGGATGATGGCCAGGTCGCAGGTGGACGCACCGGTGGCCATGTTGCGGGTGTACTGCTCATGGCCGGGGGTGTCGGCGATGATGAACTTGCGCTTGGAGGTGCTGAAGTAGCGGTACGCCACGTCAATGGTGATGCCCTGCTCGCGCTCGGCCTGCAGACCATCGACCAGCAGCGCCAGGTCGACTTCGTCACCGGTGGTGCCGACTTTCTTGGAGTCCTTGGTGATGGCCTCGAGGTGGTCCTCGTAGATCATCTTGGAGTCGTGCAGCAGGCGCCCGATCAGGGTGCTCTTGCCGTCGTCGACGTTGCCGCAGGTGAGGAAGCGCAGCAGTTCCTTGCGCTCGTGCTGGGCCAGGTAGGCGAGGATGTCCTCGCTGATCAGATCGGATTGATGCGACATGGTGCGAGAACCTTAGAAGTAGCCCTGACGTTTCTTTTCTTCCATAGAGCCTGCGGCATCGTGGTCGATGACCCGGCCCTGGCGTTCGGAAGTACGGGTCAGGAGCATTTCCTGGATGATTTCCGGCAGCGTGGTGGCGGTGGATTCCACCGCACCGGTCAGCGGGTAGCAGCCGAGGGTGCGGAAACGCACCATCTTCTTCTGGATGCTGGCCTTCTGTTCAGGCGTGAGGTGCTCGAGGATGCGCTCGTCGTCGATCATGATCAGCGCGCCGTTCATCTCGATGACTTCGCGCTCTTCGGCGAAGTACAGCGGCACGATCGGGATCTGCTCGAGGTAGATGTATTGCCAGATGTCCAGCTCGGTCCAGTTGGACAGCGGGAAGACGCGGATCGATTCGCCCTTCTTCACCTTGCCGTTGTAGACGTTCCACAGTTCCGGGCGCTGGTTCTTCGGGTCCCAGCGGTGCTTGCTGTCACGGAACGAGTACACGCGCTCCTTGGCGCGGGATTTCTCTTCGTCGCGGCGCGCACCACCGAAGGCGGCATCGAAGCCGTACTTGTCGAGCGCCTGCTTGAGGCCCTCGGTTTTCATCACGTCAGTGTGCTTGGCACTGCCGTAGGTGAAGGGATTCATGTCCTGCGCCACACCATCGGGGTTGATGTGGGTGAGCAGGTCCAGGCCGTATTCGCTGACCATCTTCTCGCGGAAGCGATACATTTCCTGGAACTTCCAGCGGGTATCGACGTGCAGCACCGGGAACGGCAACTTGCCGGGGAAGAACGCCTTGCGGGCGAGGTGCAGCATCACCGCGGAGTCTTTGCCGATGGAGTACAACATCACCGGGTTGTCGAACTCGGCGGCGACCTCGCGGATGATGTGGATGCTTTCCGCTTCCAGCTGTTTCAGATGCGTCAGTTTGTCGACCATGGCTACTCACGGAATTGCTTATGGACGGCCTTCGGGCCGTAGACGAGCGCGCACTCTACCACAGCGCGTAGGCTCTAACCGGGGAGCGGTTTATACCAAAAAAATATACCGATATAGCCATACGCATTCAGTCCCGCAAAGGCGTGCAGGCGACTCCCGGCGCGGGCTCCAGCCCGGAACCAGGAGGCTACAGCGGACAGGTCGACACGTCCTGGCCGGCCATCGGATAGCACATCCCTCGCCTACCGTCCGCGAAGTGCGTCATGTCCGCACTTGCCTGCCCCGCGCGCCGAGCTACCATAGCCCTCCTCCGCCTCACTACCCTGCAGATTTCCCATGCGTCGCATCGCTTCCTTCCTGCCCGCGCTGTGCCTGCTCTCGGCATGCAGCAGCAAGCCCGTTTCACCTCCGCTGCCGCCCGCCCCACAGAGCACCGCCAGCAGTCTTCCGCAGAAGACCTACGTGCCCTGGCAGGGCGCGCAGACGAGCGGCGCGCTGACCGGCGACTTCGCAAATAACCCGAATGCGCAGCGCTTCATCGAGCGCATGGCCAGCGAGCACGGCTTCGACCGCCGGCAGCTGCAGGGGCTGTTTGCGCAGACCGAACGGCTGGACTGGGTGATCCGCCTGATGGACCAGCAGGCTGTGAGCTACCCCGGCAGCTACGGCCCGAACGGTGCCTGGCTGCGCTACCGGAAGAAGTTCATAACCCCGGACAACGTGCAGAACGGCGTCGCCTTCTGGAACCAGTACGCTGCCGACCTGCAGCGCGCCTCGCGCACCTATGGCGTGCCGGAAGAAATCATCGTCGGCATCATCGGCGTGGAGACCCGCTGGGGCCGCGTGATGGGCAAGACCCGCATCATCGACGCGCTCGCCACCCTGGCGTTCGACTATCCGCGCCGCGCCGACTACTTCGCCGACGAGCTGGAGCAGTTCCTCCTGCTCAGCCGCAAGGAAAACGACAACCCGCTCGCCCTGCGCGGGTCCTATGCCGGCGCCATGGGCTACGGCCAGTTCATGCCGTCCTCGTTCGCCAAGTACGCGGT is a genomic window of Pseudomonas knackmussii B13 containing:
- a CDS encoding tryptophan--tRNA ligase, coding for MTTRILTGITTTGTPHLGNYAGAIRPAIVASRDLQADSFYFLADYHALIKCDDPQRIQRSRLEIAATWLACGLDADKATFYRQSDIPEIPELTWLLTCVSAKGLLNRAHAYKASVDKNVEAGEDPDAGVTMGLYSYPVLMAADILMFNAHKVPVGRDQIQHVEMARDIGQRFNHLFGNGKELFTLPEAVIEEDVATLPGLDGRKMSKSYDNTIPLFGSSKQLKDAIARIVTDSRAPGEPKDPDNAHLFTLYQAFATAAQLADFRAALLDGLAWGEAKQRLYELLESELGEARERYHTLIARPGDLEDILLAGAAKARRIATPFLGELRESVGLRSFREQAQVAGEGKKKAAKSARIVSFRDDDGSFRFRLLDAAGEQLLLSSSFADGKSAGAVSKRLQSGEALDLRAEGNAFALWLDGAAVAQSPEFADAAARDAAIERVREALAPQE
- a CDS encoding YhcB family protein: MEQSLTTWLLPVIALFVGAAIGFLIARVLPNAAPNKMQRQVDDLQDRFDSYQREVVTHFNTTASLVKKLTQSYQDVQEHLSESAERLALDEQTKQRLLAALHAENAYPERRERLTPPAAGEAPKDYAPKSGEGPGTLDETYGLKRKL
- the mltB gene encoding lytic murein transglycosylase B is translated as MRRIASFLPALCLLSACSSKPVSPPLPPAPQSTASSLPQKTYVPWQGAQTSGALTGDFANNPNAQRFIERMASEHGFDRRQLQGLFAQTERLDWVIRLMDQQAVSYPGSYGPNGAWLRYRKKFITPDNVQNGVAFWNQYAADLQRASRTYGVPEEIIVGIIGVETRWGRVMGKTRIIDALATLAFDYPRRADYFADELEQFLLLSRKENDNPLALRGSYAGAMGYGQFMPSSFAKYAVDFDGDGHIDLWNPRDAIGSVANYFKQQGWRTGDIVAVPAYGQAPSLDVGFETQYSVTALSAAGLRPQGSLGNHASASLLRLDMGRNYQYWYGLPNFYVITRYNHSTHYAMAVWKLGEAVDQARHGYAAKGN
- a CDS encoding IS3 family transposase (programmed frameshift) is translated as MAEGVRRSQRDYTLAFKLAVVDQVEKGEMSYKEAQARYGIQGRSTVLVWLRKHGRQDWNQGASLRKARSPDMNTPKLPLTPEQRIKELEQQLEVMSQKAQFFEAVVNVLKNDYGVSIGKKASRQVLTQRQVQALSVSRACQFMGISRQAYYQRNRAADQRSQQDRQIAQFVRQVRMRQPRLGARKLHYLLQQQAEAALRVGRDRLFRVLAEHRLVVRPKRAYHKTTHSFHRFHRHPNLLKPGPQQVLPDAPERVWVADITYLPSQSGPLYLSLVTDAYSRKIVGHHVHDSLHAESVAHAYSQALRRRTTQEPLVHHSDRGIQYCSGLYQRLHAQHGAICSMTDGYDCYQNALAERVNGILKNELLEHPPADLAQARRMVREAVDIYNRERPHLALKYKTPDAVHRAF
- a CDS encoding alpha/beta hydrolase — its product is MSTREIPLFIDGPDGPLEALHLDTPDAVGVALICHPHPLFAGTMQNKVVATLQRIARDSGYATLRFNFRGVGQSSGTYADGRGEIDDALAIARWLGDKHPGLPLTLMGFSFGSCVAGNAAARLEGQGIALRHLFMLAPPVERFEVDLPRQCPITVVQPEDDEVVTPARVYAWSDSLTLPHELLRVPECSHFFHGKLIELKDLLQPRLAPAGVAG
- the cysN gene encoding sulfate adenylyltransferase subunit CysN → MSHQSDLISEDILAYLAQHERKELLRFLTCGNVDDGKSTLIGRLLHDSKMIYEDHLEAITKDSKKVGTTGDEVDLALLVDGLQAEREQGITIDVAYRYFSTSKRKFIIADTPGHEQYTRNMATGASTCDLAIILIDARYGVQTQTRRHSYIASLLGIKHIVVAINKMDLKGFDQGVFEQIKADYLQFAEKINLKTNSLHFVPMSALKGDNVVNKSERSPWYTGQSLMEILETVEIAGDRNLDDMRFPVQYVNRPNLNFRGFAGTLASGVVRKGDEVIALPSGKGSKIKSIVTFEGELEQAGPGQAVTLTLEDEIDVSRGDMLVHADNRPQVTDGFDAMLVWMAEEPMLPGKKYDIKRATSYVPGSIPSIAHKVDVNTLEETAASELKLNEIARVKVSLDAPIALDGYAQNRTTGAFIVIDRLTNGTVGAGMIIASPQAGQSHGSHHGQGAHVSRDERSARFGQQPATVLFSGLSGAGKSTLAYAVERKLFDMGRAVYVLDGQNLRHDLNKGLPQDRAGRNENWLRTAHVARQFNEAGLISLCAFVAPSAEGREQARALIGAERLVTVYVQASPQACRERDPQGLYAAGQDNIPGESFPYDVPLDADLVIDTQSQSVEEGVKAVLDLLRQRGAI
- the zapE gene encoding cell division protein ZapE, which translates into the protein MTPLQRYQEDLKRPDFFHDAAQANAVRHLQRLYDELLAADQAKPGLFGKLLGKKPSGPVKGLYFWGGVGRGKTYLVDTFFDALPFKQKMRTHFHRFMKRVHEEMKTLKGEKNPLTIIGKRFAEEARVICFDEFFVSDITDAMILATLLEELFKNGVSLVATSNIVPDGLYKDGLQRARFLPAIALVKQYTEVVNVDSGVDYRLRALEQAELYHWPLTEQAEQAMSRDFNKLTPDCAAAIRDDVLIIENRPIRARLTCDDVAWFEFRELCDGPRSQNDYIELAKIYHAVLISNVEQMNPARDDLARRFINLVDEFYDRNVKLIISAEVELKDLYVGGRLEFEFQRTLSRLLEMQSHEFLSRPHRP
- the cysD gene encoding sulfate adenylyltransferase subunit CysD; the encoded protein is MVDKLTHLKQLEAESIHIIREVAAEFDNPVMLYSIGKDSAVMLHLARKAFFPGKLPFPVLHVDTRWKFQEMYRFREKMVSEYGLDLLTHINPDGVAQDMNPFTYGSAKHTDVMKTEGLKQALDKYGFDAAFGGARRDEEKSRAKERVYSFRDSKHRWDPKNQRPELWNVYNGKVKKGESIRVFPLSNWTELDIWQYIYLEQIPIVPLYFAEEREVIEMNGALIMIDDERILEHLTPEQKASIQKKMVRFRTLGCYPLTGAVESTATTLPEIIQEMLLTRTSERQGRVIDHDAAGSMEEKKRQGYF